In Brachyhypopomus gauderio isolate BG-103 chromosome 2, BGAUD_0.2, whole genome shotgun sequence, the DNA window TAAGTTTACCGTTTGAATTTTAGCACATTAATTCATGATTTGCATGCTCTGCTCAGTCTCCCAACAAGGCGACGGTGCCCCAGGAGAAGATACGCCCCCTGACCAGTTTGGACCACCCCCAGAGCCCGTTTTATGACCCAGAGGGGGGTGCTATAACACCCGTAGccagggtggtggtggagagaatTGCCCGCAAGGTTTGTCCTTCCATTGCTCTGTAAATACGATTGTGTGCTTCAAATATAAAGGAAAATCTCCAGCTATTGATGGTGAGGTTGCTGAATCCCTGCAGCAGGATGTCCAGACCTGGGAGGAACTGGACAGTCTTTGTTTTAAATGTCTGTGGACTATGTTTGCTTGGTGGACCGGGATGGCCTCAGCCTCCGCTCGCCCACTTGTTATTGCAGACATGTGTATTTGCTGTCTGAGGACAGATGCATATAAGATATTAATACCTCCCTCTGGGTGGGTGGAAGAGAATCAATGCACTGTTGGAGACACACCAGTGCTGAGCTCGCTGAATTAAGCCCCAGATCAGATATGCAAAATCACCCGGCTTTATTCGGAAGAACAGTTCTGGCATAAAGGTTGTGGGTATTGCGGAACTCGTTGTAAAGAGTTCAGTCAGCCTCTTGGAACAGTTGCTGGCTTTATCATTCGATTTGAGCATCACGTGGTAAACATTGTGGGTTTTTTGTGTCTGCAGGGTGAGCAATGCAACATCGTGCCCGATAATGTGGATGACATAGTGGCAGACATTgcccaggaggagaaagaggaaggTCTGGATTTTCCATCACCTTCACAGGAACCTAGATCACAAACCGTGCGTGCGtgagcgcgtgcgtgtgtgagcacgagcatgtgtgtgtgtgcatgcttttaTGTGAATGTATTGGAGCCGGAGGTAATTATATAGTGCACCAAACACCCTCTAGTTTGACTTTTGCATATATTTGGGTGCTGGTGCTGCATCCTATAAGAAAGTAGAGATAGCCTACAGGAAAGTGACTTTCCTAAAACGTGCTATAGAAACTCCAGCGTTTGTCCTCCCCTGCTGCTCCATGCTCACTCTCTCTTCACATCACGTTTTCCTCTCCGCCAGACGACACTCCTGAGACGTGCATTTACTCCACCTGGTCCCCGTGGTCAGCGTGCAGCTCCTCCACCTGTGAGAAGGGCAAGCGTATGAGGCAGAGAATGCTGAAAGCCCAGCTGGACCTGAGCGTGCCGTGTCCCCACACCCAGGACTTTGAGCCCTGTATGGGGCCCGGTTGCAGCGacgagggtgagtgagggtccTCGCCTGCTCTGTGACGCCCGCTCTATGCCCTCGCCTGCTCCGTGACACCTGCTCTATGCCCTCGCCTGCTCTGTCACGCCCCCTCTACACCCTTGCCTGCTCTACACCCCTGCTCTACGCCCTCGCTCTACGCCCTCGCTCTACACCCTTGCTCTATGCCCTCGCTCTATGCCCTCGCTCTATGCCTCCGCTCTACACCCTCGCTCTACACCCGCGCTCTACGCCCCCGCTCTACACCTGTGCTCTACGCCCCCGCTCTACACCCCTGCTCTATGCCCTCGCTCTACGCCCCCGCTCTACACCTGTGCTCTACGCCCCCGCTCTACACCCCTGCTCTATGCCCTCGCTCTACGCCCCCGCTCTACACCTGTGCTCTACGCCCCTGCTCTACACCCCTGCTCTATGCCCTCGCTCTACGCCCCCGCTCTACACCTGTGCTCTACGCCCCTGCTCTACACCCCTGCTCTATGCCCTCGCTCTACGCCCCCGCTCTACACCTGTGCTCTACGCCCCTGCTCTACACCCCTGCTCTATGCCCTCGCTCTACGCTCCCGCTCTACATCCTCGCTCTACGCCCCTCGCTCTACGCCCCCTTCCAAAGAAGACAACATGTTCACAGTGCAGTTCAGCTTAGTCGCTGCCTCCAAAATTCAACGCACACTCCTCTGGATGACTGGAGGTCATTTCGTGTACAGCAGCTCCTTCCCTTTCATCCAGAGTATTCAAAAGCTTGTGAATGAGACTTCGTGGGTCGCCATGTTTTACTGAAGGACATTTTCAAAATGTCCTGGAGTAATAACAAGAGAGGGTTTCATGAGGTGACAGAGCCAGTACATCACGGCAGAGTCTCCGCCTTACGCTTTTACAGGCTGCTGCACTGACTTTTGCTCTGAGACATTAAAAGGTCAAAGATGATTGTATACAGTATTCATTTGTTGCTGAGACAGATCAGTGAGGGCCCCGGCCTGATTGCACACTTGCTGGCCAGTAGTGTTCACGACACCCTGGGTTTTCTAGAATGGAACGGCAGGAGGAAGAGATTAATATACTGTATGCAGTTGGAAATCTGCTTTGTTGCACAAGACTAATATTAGCATCCCACCTCCTGCGGGAGTCACCTAGCATTTATTgacactttctttctttcatattttctttcttttgacAGATTAGCTCTGCTAATCTCTGCTAAACCCTCACCTAGTGCTGTTCAGCAGGACACAACAATCTGGTTGTCATTCTGCATTAGCAAAGTTTCCCAGAGTGCTTTGCTGTTACTGCACTGTGCTGCGCTGATTACTACTGTCAAAGACAAGTGATCACCAGCGATGGGGTAGGCCATGCAGTCCTTAGCGTGCCTTAATGGGCCATTAAGAGCTGTTATCGATCTCTGATAGGGATGCTGGGCTGATGAAGAGGACCTCAGGGATGACATGTTTACTGGCATTTTAGTAATGGTTCAGTTAGCATCAAGATCTGTTCAGTAAGTCCTGTCATTTAGTAAAGTCTAAAGACCGGGGGGTGTGAGTAGTACTGCTTTGTCCTTCAGCATAGTTCAACTTCACTTATTTTCATTTTTAGAAAGAAACAAGCAAGCAAACGTACCTACAGACATCTGCACATACTGTATGTACATTGGATTGCTGTGCTAATTGCTGCAActtggagggtggagggtgtgtccaCTCATCACAGTCTCTGCACTTTTAACGCAAGGCTAAAACATTCAACACGTTCAGCCCCTGATGTGCTGAACATGGGCTGCGTGATTCAGGCCTATTACAGCACAGTGTAGTGGGGATGACTGACCTGATTTAATGACTGGATTTGTGCGCTAATCCTGCTAAAGCATAGAAGTGCAGTTTTCCAGTGAAGCTGGGGGGAGTGATCTCTGCGTGATCTCTGCGTGATCTCTGTCCTCCGATTGCCCAGACACCACTACCTGCATGATGTCAGAGTGGATCACCTGGTCTCCGTGCAGCGTGTCGTGTGGCGCTGGAACGCGCTCCAGAGAGCGCTACGTGAAGCAGTTCCCCGAGGATGGCTTTGCCTGCACCCTCCCCACCGAGGAGACGGAGCCGTGCGTGGTCAACGAAGACTGCTGTGAGTGTCGCAGGGCAGGACGTCCTTTCTCTGCAGTGATTTagaggaagaaaaaaatataatatatatatatatgtttattttctCGCTGCTGTCATTTCCAAGGGTGATTGTTGAATCTGACATAAGCTGGCGCCCGGTGCTGGTGGGTGCAGGTGTGCGTGGCGTTATCTCTGGCGTTTAGCAGCCCTTCTACCGCCATGTGTCCCCTGCAGCTCCCAGCAGTTGTCTGGTGACAGAGTGGGGGGAGTGGGACATCTGCAGCGCCACCTGTGGGATGGGCCTGAAGCGACGGGAGCGAATGGTGAAGATGCCGCCGTCCGACGGCTCCGTCTGTGGGGCCGATGTGGTGGACGTGGAGAAGTGCATGATGCCAGAGTGCCGTGAGttagaaccacacacacacacacacacacacacacatttttactgTGACACAGACCAGCAGGTTTCAGACATCGTTGCAGTGCACTGCTCACTTTTATTCTTTGCAAAGTCGTTGGATGGAAGTGCCCCGTGGTATTTGTCTCCACGAACAGACGTCAGGAGATCCTACAGAACACGAGCGAGCGGACAGCCGTGTCTCTGTTTTGACAGCATGTTCCAGCGATGTTTTTCACCATAGCGACAGATGTCTTTTTGACAGACACCATCCCGTGTTTGCTGTCTCCGTGGTCGGACTGGAGCGACTGCAGTGTGACGTGTGGGAAGGGCACGCGCACGCGTCAGCGCATTCTCAAGTCGCCCGCCGAGCTGGGCGAATGTGCCGAGGACCTGGAACAAATGGAGAAGTGCATGCTGCCAGAGTGCCGTGAGTCCACGTGAAACCACGTGAAACCACACCCACCTGGGAACACCCGTGTACCTGCACCTtgtgcacacgtacacactgcCTCACATGCACACGCCTGCACAtccagaccccacacacacatgcacatacctgTGGacccagaccccacacacacatgcacacacccacacctgtacacccagaccacacacacacatgcacatacctgTGGacccagaccccacacacacatgcacacacccacacctgtacacccagaccacacacacacatgcacaaacacctgTGCACCAAGAcctcacacacatgtgcacacacccacacctgtgcacgcaaaccacacacacatgcacacacccacacctgtacacccagaccccacacacatgcacactcacacacctgtgcactcagactccacacacacatgcacacacctgtacacccagaccacacacacacatgcacatacctgtgcacccagaccccacacacacatgcacacactcacatctgcacacccagaccacacacacacatgcacatacctgtgcacccagaccacacacacacatgcacacacacacctgtgcacccagaccccacacacacatgcacacacccacacctgtgcacccagaccccacacacacatgcacacacccacacctgtgcacccagaccccacacacacgtgcacacacccacacctgtacacccagaccccacacacatgcacactcacacacctgtgcactcagaccccacacacacatgcacacacctgtacacccagaccacacacacacatgcacatacctgtgcacccagaccccacacacacatgcacacactcacatctgcacacccagaccacacacacacatgcacatacctgtgcacccagaccacacacacacatgcacacacacacctgtgcacccagaccccacacacacatgcacacacccacacctgtgcacccagaccccacacacacatgcacacacccacacctgtacacccagaccccacacacacatgcacacacacacacctgtacacccaAACCCATGTAAGCCCTTAAACACATCTGGACACTCACATCTATTTGCACATGGCTTCAACCATCACACTTAGCACCCCGTGCAGCACAAGCCAcagatacacagatacacacacacacacacatgtaccattACATACTCACTGGGTGTTATGAATACACACAGATGCCCATGCAGAACAGTTTAATGAAACATCAGAGCTGTACTTACATTTAAACCCCGGAAGATAATGTACATAAGTCATTATCCATGTGCAGATGCACCTCTGACATTATCACACATTAGGTGATGAATTCTAATCAGAGGGTTTACAGAGCAATCAGGTCCTGCAATATATGCAGTCAAATATGCAGTCTGTCAGGGAAGGtcaatttaaatttattttgaaTCCTAAATTTAAATTGGAAAAAAATTAAGCTCTCTGAACTAAGTGAATATGAACATTAATTTTTATTAAACTCCAACTGTTTTGAATGTAACTGAGATCAAGACGAGTCATCTTTAAAGCCTCAATCAGGATTCATTGCAAATGGTTCTCTGTAGAATAATTTATCAGGCAGCCCTTTGACGTCCAATCCTTTTTATATATAAGCAACCCGACACCCCAGAGCATGTGATGTGAAGCTCGGGCTAACCTGAAGGTTTCTGCTACTGTCATGATGCTCCATTCATCACAGTAGTGTCTGCTCAGAGACACAGTACTAAATatgatttatttattgatttgtgaGTCTTATAAAAACAAGCTCTGCGTTTGGCAGCTACCATTAAGAGGATAAGACATGTTCAATGCCATCATGTAATGGATGCCAGGTATGGCTGCTTCAATAGTAGAGCTGTGTGCCACATATTTCAGAGTGCACTTCCAAACTGTTTGATATCCAGTGCTTGCACTAATATTCCAGTCGGATAGTTTATTAGGTTAGCCACAATTATCATGGGCCACTGGTAAACGTAGAGCAGACCCTGGAGAAGAAGCCCTGCCATTTTATCAAATGATTGATTCCTGATTGAGGTTTTATTGGTGGAGATGGTTACACTGAGTTcattcccctccctctctctctctctctctctctctctctctgtatacttctctctgtgtatgtatatctggttcacctctctctctctctctctctctctctctctctctctgtatatttctctctctgtgtctatgtcTATCTggttcacctcccctctctctctctctctctctctctctctttctctctgtatatttctctctgtgtgtgtctatatatatctggttcacctcctctctctctctctgtctctccctctctctctctctctctctctctatctgtatatttctctctgtgtgtttatgtctatCTGGTTCacatcccctctctctctctctctctctctctctctctctctctctgtagcttcagactgtgtggtgtctgaGTGGTCCGAGTGGTCCGAGTGCAACAAGTCATGCGGGAAGGGTCACATGATCCGGACGCGGATGATCAAGCTGGAGCCGCAGTTTGGGGGCGACCCCTGCCCCGAGACCGTCCAGAGGAGGAAGTGCAAGGTCCGGAAGTGTAACCACGGCGCCGCCGACAGCGAGGAGAAGAAGAGACGCAAAGAGGCCCGCAAGAGGAAGAGCAGCCCGGGCAGGGAGGAGGCAGCGGGGGAGTTGGCAGGTGAGTAGTCCAGTACACAGGGTCCAGTACCGGCTGCTGTCCAGCGGGTCTCCGTCTTTAATCTGCCGCTGCCGCTCTCTGCGCCATTATCAGCATTGCCGTTCACCATTTTGTTCAGTGTCATCACCGTGCCGACATCTTTTTTTATCAACATCAGTGGTTTTCTGTCTGTGAATTTCAGCATCCTTAAATGTAAGTGAATATTGCAGTAGAATTTACGCAAGGTTGACTTAAACTGTCACCTTTCTTCTCTGTGACCTCTACCTAAAAGGCTGCAAAATGAAGCCATGGTCTGGATGGACGGACTGTACCAAGCTGTGTGGAGGGGGCATCCAGGAGAGGCTAATGACAGCCAAGAAGAGGTTCAGGAGCTCACAGTTATCCAGCTGCAAGGACAGGAAGGAGATCCGTGCCTGCAATGTTCATCCCTGCTAGGGCAGCAGGGGATTATGGGATGGTACATAATTTGGCAGGGAGACTGGATTTGATCACTGTCTTTCAGTGATGCAGTGCACTCTGTTTAGGGCAGGCATGGTGAAACAGTTTGGTCATTTTTaagcttttatttttatttttttactagaCTCTAGTATAGTAACCCATTATTTGTCAGAAaaaaagaacaagagagaggtGGTTAGAGTTTCTGTGGAAATACTGTTCAATTTCTACTACATTCATATCTAAAGAATGTAAAATTCTATTCCATTGATTAGATCCGAATTGGTGGGATTTACAGAAGATGAATTTTACACAATGTAGACCATGGCATATAAAGGATAATTTCCTTTgaaaaaacaacagcaaaaaatactCACTCATCCAAAACAGAAGTGAAACCACTGCAAATTCTCATAGCATAAGTCCCCTGTTGACCCATTTACAGGATATAAGAGACTGATAACGTACTGAAGCatttttgaggttttttttgtttgtttgttttttattgcaTTTATTGTATTTAAAGAACATAACTTAATTAAACTCCTCTGTACCACTGCTTTGAAAGGCACACAGCTATCAAAGGACTGAAGTGGTTGAAACTTTCTTCACATTTGCACAGGGGAATGGGACAGGATTGATAGACATACCCTTTTCAACCTTTTGACTGCAACACTTGATTTGAGCTCTAGAGAAGTAACTATAGCCATAAACATGTAAACGCAGGGCCAAGGTCCTCTGCTTACAGCCACAACAGGGCTCTGAGGAATTAGCATAATGGCATTCTACTGGTGAAACAGCACGAAGAAaaatttttttacttaattCTCTTAGAGGCAGCATGTTCACTCTCCTTTTCAGCCATTGAGTGAACAGTGGAAAATACACGTcactatttaatttaattttgaaTTGTTACTAATTTTAGACGTAGTTCTGCCATGTGCAGAAAGTAGCTGCACTGAATATAGAATTCATTTTTTGCAAGATTACTGTAATTATATGTGTTAAAGTTGTGATATTCCTTAAAGAAAATGGAATTTTTATGATAttcttaaaagaaaaaaataatggaTAGATAGAAATGGATAGACTAATAAATGTAGTTTTATCCTTTCATGTGTTATATCCCCATATGAAAGCACAGGTTATTAGCCATTCCAGCATTTTCTAAGCCCCAGAAGATGAATGTGCTTTCTAGGAGACAAATCTGTTGTGACTTTATCCTGCCTGTAATACATAGATGCCATTTTGCTTTTGGTTTTGTGCATTTCCTTTATTTCCCAGTTTGGCCCCAGACCTTTTTTCGAGAGTGTAATCCAAGAACCAAAGTGGTGTGTAGATGTTTTATTGTTGTCTTTCACTGTGCTCCCTctgtcacaaaaaaaaaacaaacaaaaaaaaaaaaacataattactATGCTGATAATAATATTTTGGAATATTCCAGATTTACAATAAAAGTGAATGTGACAAAGTGtctaattattttttttgtattatctataaacaaaaaaaaaaaaaaaaatatatatatatatatatatatatatatatatattaatcacCATTCAATACCAGCATTTCAATAGATTTAATCTGTTTCATATTGTTATCCACCAGATGGCGCAATAAACAAATTTATTTGGAGGAAAAAATTGACAGTGTGCATTTTGCAAAGACTAACCACACGATGGCGACAGAGAACTTTTAAAATTCACGTATCACAACTCGTGCTGTAGACAAGATCACGTGGTCGAGGAAAAGGGGAAGGACAAAATACATACAGGATTTTTACCAATGAACTCTAATTACTATCAGGTATCATTTTTTTCATATATTCTTTGAATGTGGTTGCCATAGTAACATATACATTGCACTAAACGTTTCTAAGGTACAGGGGCTCTTTACAAATTCTGCTTCTTAATATTACGCTAAAATCTCACATTGCTTTAGATACAACATGAGCAAGTCTGTGGTCACACCATAAATTGCATTTGTTAAACAGCACAAAGATTGTATTGTATTCTAcaacaaacaaagacaaacaaacaaaaatattttaaggtAAAGATTGAAATAGGAAAtgaggcatatatatatataattccaaCATCCTGTCTATCCATGCACTATTTTCTATTAATATGTGTAACTGTTTCACTGAAGTCTTTTCTCAGCAGGCACCTGTGTAagagctcactctctctccctaaaGTGTTAGCGCCTGCTGATGACTGCAGTAATGGCTACTGATGTGTGGAGGACTTCACTGAGTGACACAGAAGACACAGGGACATCTTTAACCTCACTGTATCCAGCTATATGGATGTCACCATGCCTTTACATTCTCCACAATGGTGATTATAATGTTGACTGTGGTGATTATGATGATGTATATGCATGTATCTAGGGTTTTGGTGAATTATTCATTATTCACGTGCCAGTGTACTTTTCTGTCACTATGGCAACAAGAAACCCTATTCACACCCCACAACTCACATTGCCTTTGCAGAGCATATCTGGTAATTGTCATGGTGATATGCTGTTGACATGCGTGTTAAATGTTCATTGAAATCATTTTTGGAGAgcaaggggtgtgtgtgggtgaactATGCAATGATAGTGGCTTGGTTCATTCTGGCatttatctttctctctctccctccctccctatctatctctctctctctctcacacacacacacacactatctttCTTCAGTatctcacaggtgcttcaccaCTGCAGCACCAATGACAGCAGGTCTGCACTCACAGTTGATTGGTTAAAGTTTGGGGGCTGTCACTCTTCCCTGAGTAGATGGAGGCCCCGGTGTTGCTTGCCTGACTGTCAGCACATCCCTGACACCGGCGCTGAACCGCTGGAAGCTCGTCATTTCAGCACCGCCATGCAGTTAGTCCAAATGTCTCCACCACGACTGCTGACACTTGGGGAATATTATACGCACAATGGGTCTGGACTGCTGGGAGCCCTGTTTCCCAGAAGCATCTTAGTGTCGAGACCATCTGAAATGAAAGAGAGACGGAGCTCAGGGTGATACCTGCTCTTCCATTTAATGCTGATCTTTGTCTTTTAATGCGCTGCAAAAATCCAGTCATTTACCGACAAGCGAACTGAAGTGGATGCTACAGAAACAGAGCTGTGATTCAGCTGTAGGTTGATGGGGAAAGTGGCTAGATGCAACTTTTTTGTGAGGTTTGTAACTTCAGGAAGGTGCAGACAGAGCACATTAAAATGATCGCTTGCGTCCTGCTGCAAGTAATTAAGCAGCTACTTACAACCACGCTGATACTTCCTCCAGGCCTCCTGCCACCAGCCGGTAGTCTTGCTCCCTCACACATTACAGCTCTCTCTACAGCTCGTGTCCGTGACCAGGATTGTGCTGTTGGAGCCGGTCCAAGTCCAGACTGCTGCTTCAGTTCTGTGGACTCTATGccaccatcaccacatcaaATTCTGTGTACTGCCCATTAATCCTGTGCAGTACAACTCAGAAATGCGAGGAGTGATTATTTCTTAGCCTACAGTATGGCTGTGTTAGAGTGTATTTGAATCATTTGCTTGTAACCTCTTATTCTGTCTCtaattccctctctctttcactatctctaaaacacacacacacacacacacacacacacacaaacagataagATGAACAGTATTAAAGTCCATTACCTAGCCGAATGAGCCCTTGCAGGTGGTCTGTAGTACTTGTGTGTCATGATAAGAGCTCATGTTTAATCAGAGGGACCTGCAAATAATCACAACACACTTCATAGTGTTGATTAACAATCAGCTTGTCTCTCTGACTGAATCCACAGTTGCTTAAAGCAACGAATTACACCTCATCT includes these proteins:
- the spon1a gene encoding spondin-1a produces the protein MLGAAVRLRALLLQCFITGALCNAFSFTEEPAERAAKSDGYCSWILKAQPQGARKEGYNEFRLRVEGDPEHYQPGSTYRVSLHASNPAYFRGFTIIALKEGRNGEKEEDYAGRFQVIDEEDTQFMTNCPPAVTESTPRRRTRIQVFWTAPPSGTGCVLLKASIVQRKIISFQDEGSLTKRMCEKEPLHGEATDRPLLDCCACGTAKYRVTFYGNWSEKLHPKDYPRRANHWSAIIGASHSRNYVLWEYGGYASDGVKQVAELGSPVKMEEEIRQKGDEVLTVIKMKAQWPAWQPLNVRAAPSAEFSVDRTRHLMSFLAMLGPSPDWNVGLSAEDLCTKECGWVQKLVQDMIPWDAGTDSGLTYESPNKATVPQEKIRPLTSLDHPQSPFYDPEGGAITPVARVVVERIARKGEQCNIVPDNVDDIVADIAQEEKEEDDTPETCIYSTWSPWSACSSSTCEKGKRMRQRMLKAQLDLSVPCPHTQDFEPCMGPGCSDEDTTTCMMSEWITWSPCSVSCGAGTRSRERYVKQFPEDGFACTLPTEETEPCVVNEDCSPSSCLVTEWGEWDICSATCGMGLKRRERMVKMPPSDGSVCGADVVDVEKCMMPECHTIPCLLSPWSDWSDCSVTCGKGTRTRQRILKSPAELGECAEDLEQMEKCMLPECPSDCVVSEWSEWSECNKSCGKGHMIRTRMIKLEPQFGGDPCPETVQRRKCKVRKCNHGAADSEEKKRRKEARKRKSSPGREEAAGELAGCKMKPWSGWTDCTKLCGGGIQERLMTAKKRFRSSQLSSCKDRKEIRACNVHPC